The Pecten maximus chromosome 6, xPecMax1.1, whole genome shotgun sequence DNA window TTACATAATGAAAAGATACGAGCAGGTAAACTTTAACATAGTGGAAATGTATACGGAGGTACATTTTTACAAACGTACGAGCAGGTAAACTTTAACATAGTGGAAATGTATACGGAGGTACATTTTTACAAACGTACGAGCAGGTAAACTTTAACATAGTGGAAATGTATACGGAGGTACATTTTTACAAACGTACGAGCAGGTAAACTTTAACATAGTGGAAATGTATACGGAGGTACATTTTTACAAACGTACGAGCAGGTAAACTTTAACATAGTGGAAATGTATACGGAGGTACATTTTTACAAACGTACGAGCAGGTAAACTTTAAGATATCAAACATTCCTATATGGAGGTAATTTTTTACATAATGAAAACTCACTATAGGTAAACTTTAACATAGCGAAAAATGTACAGGTGCATAATGAAAACTTACCTGGAAGTAAACTGGTTGTTCGTAATTCATCTCGAAAGTAATTACCAagcaaacacacacacacacacacacacacacattcaccCACACCCTTacacccacacccacacccactcacacccacacacacccaccccacaccctcacacacacacacactctctctctctctctctctctctctctctctctctctctcttaaaAAGCTTCACACTAACGGTagcatacatacatatatacgtGTTATACGTTTTATTTTCTcacagacatacacaaacaacagaaaACGTGCACCATCTTTCTCACATTaaccctcccccccccccccctcccaaaaaaaaaaataaaaaaaataaaaaaatatagaaagaaaaaaacatcattacCACATACACATGCAGCGTATATAGTACATATACGCCCcttttatgtaaacaaaataaaatactttaaatTACCCATCTTTACATATAAATCATAGTTATACagtcgctaaagctcgtgtcttttgtaacttttaaaaaataacttacttgtgtgaaataaattcaatatccaATAAgcactcgttgtgtaacctctatataaccaTCCAGGGACATAAGAATGTTAAATTCTTTGTACTTCTTAACAACAatcttgtattatatacacggcgtatacatacatatttctTAACTGAACATTGTTATTATGTTTTCGTAAACGTTCATCTATTAAATTCCACAATGAATCAACACATTGACATTCAATGAAATCATCCTTAATtttacacatacaacatttatctttatcaatttttatttatcttaccCTCGTATTGTTATGGTTGTTGCGAGCTTGTAGCCATCAAATTATTCGTCTTATTCTGAATATGttaataaagttgaattgaattaaaatgtaatatataacaattatgtaaccctggtaaatacagTCTTCATATATCTACCGATCGGTTCtgcgtaagactagtaagccaggggtcccgggttcgatccttagcgaggcagtgatttaaatttaatgaacCCTGCGCCCAGTTACAATTTactatttgtttaaatgaatatacATAGTAATTCTTGATTTTTAACCTTTTTCGTTTGtgaattttaaatcatatcAATAAGTTTGATAATCATTTAAATAACTACCAGCATTTGATTTGCTCCTTAATTATTTCAGATAATATACGCTAGATTTGGCAAGAAGGCTCACATAGTGTTTTGCTGTTTTGCCCTCCTCACGAATATGGTTATCATGACAGCGTTGCTACTAGCCGGTAAATCAACCATCCAGTCCTTAACCAAGGATATTTCGGACGAATACACTCTTCTAATTATGGCGACATTGTTTGGATCCTACTCGCTGATTGGTGGAATTGGAACCACGTTCTATGTATCATATTTCAATGCCTGTCTAATTTTCATCTCTTTAATGGTTTTCGTTGTGAACGTTTTACATAATAGCGATAGTCATCTTAATAACATTGGCGATGCTGCAAGAATGTTCAACGTTGTTTCGTGTGTAAAAGGACCAGAAGAAAACACCGGAAGTAGTTTCTTGACCTTCCGGTCTGGGGTTGGGATACTCTACGGCGTAATAGGTTTCTTCGTGGCATCGGCCGTTACCTACTGTGATCAAGCTTCCTGGCAGAGTAGGATTGCCGCCAAGCCGATGCAAGGTGTGTGGGGGTTCTTTCTGGCCGGATTTATGTGGCTAGCCATTCCCTCCACAATGGCAACAACAACAGGTATAGCTTACCTCGCTATCAGCAGCGAAAATAGCACGCACCTTTTGACCTCAGATCAGATAGATCAAGGTAAGATTTCTCATCCAAGCCTGACATTAACCAATTTGTATAACATCATATCAAGGCTTGTTGTTATCTGCTTCATAAACGATGTTCTATAAATGTCTAAAGtggttttaattttgatatattttgttctcCATTAAGTGTCTTTCTATCTTCTCTATGTGGCGAACAAGGTTTGGTTACGCCGTTTATTGCCGAGAAGATCCTTGGTCCAACAGGAGGAATCCTTATACTCACAATACTTTCTATGGCATTGATGTCGACTGGGTCAGGGGAAGTAATGGCAATCTCATCTATCATCGTTTATGACATCTACCAAACCTACATCAAACCCTTCCGGTAAGTCTCATCTTTGTTTACGATGTCTATCAAACCTGTTTCCTTTCCTTCCGGTTAGTCCTATCATATCATTTGACACCTACCAGACCTACAATGTACACAAAGCGTCATCATTGTTTACGACATCTACCTGTGATTAACCAATTACATTAACCCTGTCTTTCTGTGCTTGGCTTTCTTACACTAGCTGTTTCTtggacatccgtcctcatatgaccctggcaaTTGGGGGAACATTAAACCcctaaaataaaacaaaaacacgtgCATGATTATTCTCTTTGGACATGACCTAGAAATATCAAGCTGTCTAAACGGACACCCTTCCACAAGACTAAAGGAAAATCTACACCAGTCTGGATTGCTTACACAATAATATGATCTATGAAGACCGACGAAGattaaaaagacaaaatttgAGAACATGATATGCCTATAACACTTTGACATTCACATAAAGTGCGAAATCTAGGATTAGCTTTCAAACCATCAAATTTATAAAATCTCAGTCTGGTGAAGTATGGAGAGATGAAAAGtatcattttgttatcatttatattatatatctccCAACCATTAAGATGACATCTGGTAGAAACAATCATGCTAAAGTATAGATGTTTTGTGTTTGCCAGTCAAGGTTTGAAAAAAACGCACTGCATCCTGTGTGGTAAACATGTGAGAGACTCGGAGTTAGATCCGCCTGCCTCAGAGGATCCAAACACTACATCCTACGATTCGACAGTGTGTCATTGTCAATCTGTCTCGGACTGTAAGCAGTGTGCCGAGGATATGTACAGACGTGTAGCCAGGAAATCACACGGAGTCCATTCACCGTACAGATGTACTATACACGGGCCCTACCGGACGTACCAGAACTACCTGATAGAGTTTAAGAACTGGTGTATCGTGTGGGTGACTGTCTGTATCATACCGTTCGGATTGCTTGTATTTGCAATAGGTATAGATCTGAACTGGATATTCTATGTAGGCGCTATTGTCACCATACCCTGTTTCCCGGCTGTCATCTTGTCTATTGTCTGGGTAAAGGCGACTTCTCGGGGACTTATATCAGGTAAGCATACTGGGTAGTCCACTTTGGACACCATGTAAACAAAGTCTATAGTCTTAAAATAGTTCATGATTCTTCTTAACGCCATTACGATAATGATAATAACTCATGCAAAACTGTcgttttactgtatatctacCACAAGAACTACGACAAAAGGGAGCTAAGTAGAACTAAACAGGTTAAAGTGGACAAGGAGGTACACCGTGCAAAGTTAAGCTCGtttattaataattcatttatacTCGATGGGATCCGgacaatatgaaaataacaagTAAGCGTTTACTCTAATTATCGTTGGTTAATGGtctaaatatgtttaaatgttggACTATAATGAATAGTCAGGCTCATGACAAATAGTAATGTGATATTTTCCTATATATTCCAGGAGGGATAACCGGTCTGTTGATCGGTGTAGCCGCCATGCTTGGTGCTGCATCAACGTACGAGGGAGGTTTGCACAACTTCTTACTGAACACGTCACAGGACTATTCCATTTTGGCGGGAACTTGTTGCAGTTTCGGCTTCAGTTTGATTACTTGTATGATTGTGTCCGTTTTCACTCATAAAATCAAAACTGATGCTGATGCTGATGCTGAATGGAAGAAAATGTTCGACATTGATAATCCTCTTCATCCGTGGGAGATGAATCTACGGAAAgaattaaaacaacaaatatacaaCAAGAAACCTTCATCTGATCAGATAGCTGCTGCCTTCCGACAGGCCAAAATAACCGCCTACGTGGGAGGGAGTATATGTATCACCCTCGTCACCTTTATTATTCCTGGTATCATGGCCACATTTCCCGTCCTTGACGAGACTAAGTTTGAAATTTGGGTCGGATTGACTCAGGCCTGGGCGGTGATCATGGGCGTTGTTGCGATTGTAGCGCCCCCTGTAGAAGAAATAGTAAAGATCCGAAAACAgtacattgaaaacaaaaaacatgtgACCGAATATCCGATATAGATGTAATCAGGGAAGCCTAGACGGAGTTTTAGACAGTCAAGATCATAAGACAAACTGGTATGGTTCGAAGCATATTATCACTGAAAGGACGGATAGTATTGGATCAAAAGATGaattaattagataaataaCCATGTGACGTAGAATTAAAATACATTCGAATATGGTAATCTGctaattatacagttatatatatattatatgggggtcaaagaagtaatataaacggTAATTATCCGGATAACAATGTATCCTTGCAAAGGGATATATGCAGGATACGAATCACTTGACATGTTTATATGGGCCAAagaagtacatgtaattataacagTATGGACAATGAAAAATGGCAATCCACCACTTTATCATGAAACAGATAATACATATAccataattttatatataaacaggtaCTAGAAAATGCAATAAGATACAGTAAGAGTAATATTTTTGGTAGTAGTTGAAATAACAACAACGAACCCTTCGGCTGGCGTGGGTCGAAGATGGCGGAGGCTAGCATGACATGTACTGAGCCGAGTTCTAAGATGGAACGCGCGTGCAAAAGCCGAAGTGTTGATAAACGTTTCGTCCCAAAATGATTATATATGGATACAGCGTTTGGGAACTGGTGAACGATATCACATAAACACTTGATGCACTATCGTCCATGAAATGGTAAtggataaaataaatataatgtgtataatGTCTGTAGAACTATCAAAATATCCCGTAAAGAATCCAAGTTGGCCAACGTCCCTGAGAACAAAgatatatgaaatttataagAACTGTACAAACCAAAATCTACGAGTGCCGAAATGTCACTATGGAACACACCAGACTGTTGGGGACTGTCGAGATAAAGTCGACGACGGGAGGTGAATACATTTGAGTATCGGTACAGCAGTGTAATGTAATACTattgtcgggggggggggggggggggcaaattGTGTATCGAATAGCAGCAACGTAATGTAAGATATATGAGGAATATTATTTGGGATGTCCAAAAACAATAGTTCAGGAATTaagaaaatattaacaaaattaatgattaattaGATGAATTGTCAGGATACCAACATTGGGTCACGTGGAGAGTTCTGTGCTAGTTACGACGGACGTCGCCTCTCTTTACACTGACACCCCGCATGCTGACGGCATTGCTGCTTCTCGTGAGGCAGGGGAACGACGTGGTACCAAACACCTATCGACTGAAAGTCTAGTAGATTAACTTAAACTTGTCCTGACACTTAACAACTTTAGGTTTAATGGGGAGAATTATTTACAAGTCAGCGACACAGCTTTAGGCACTAAGAtggccccttcatatgctaacGTATTTATGTGATATCTTGAATCCCAACTTCTAGCATCTGCTCCAACCAAGCATTTCAGCTACCTCAGATTCATCgatgatattgaaataaaatggaCATCGAACAGAAGATCACCCGATGAATTTATTGAACACGCGAACGCGTTCCATCCAACTATCAAATTCACTCTAGAGGTATCCACGGAAACAAATACATTTCCAGACACTAATTCAACCTTAATTGATTGAGAAATCAGAACCAACTGACAAACACCAGTATCTCCGCCCGTCCAGCTGTCATCCCTCACACACAGCGAATAACATTAATTACTCTCAACCTTTACGTATCCGACGGATAGTGTCCGATGATAGTCTTCAAACGACGATGTTCTGAGCTAAAAATCCAACCTTGTTTCTAGAGGATATCAACCTAGTAGATCGGGAAAAAGACAAGTCAGGATACTGGACAGAGCCAGCCTTCTCAAATATAAAGTCAGAACTCCGACACAAAGGGTCCCTTGTGTGGTTACGTTCCATCCAAACTTGCCGCCGCTTTCATCCATACAAAACCACTGGAGCATCAATGAGTTATCTGCAAAACTCAAACAAATATTTCCAAAGCCGCCGTTATTGGCCTATCGTAGACCTAAAAACGTCAGAGATTTGGTGGTGAGCAGCATATTACCTTCTACATCTGTCGTAACAGCCGGTGCCTTCAATACACGCAGAAAAAAACTTGCAAACTTTGTCTATACGGAGCGTCTACAGATACTTTTTAATGCGAAATTAACAACTAGTTAATTAACaagttttcatattttacaaaaaCTGACATGTACATCAGCTAATATTGTAAATTTCCTTTCTTGCcaaaaatgcaaaatacagtATGTTGGGGAAACCAGCACAAAGCTGAACATGAGAATCAACAACCACAATGCTCCATCAAGCAAAACAAACATGACTTCCCTGTATCAAGGCATTTTAATTTACCTAGTCATAGTTGGAAGGACATGCAGGTGGTTGCTATTGATCATTGCCCTACCTGGGATGAAACGAAGTGTCGGTTGAGGGAAAGATACCGGTTTACCAACCTGCCATCCCGCTACCCTCGATGTTTGAACTAACGTTAGTAGTTTTGTTCTCCACACGACTCCATGTTCGTATCCTGACAATTCATctaattaattattcaatttgtttaaattttcttAATTCCTgaattttttgattttttggaCATTCCTCATAGTTCTTACATTACATTATTGCTGCTATTCGATACTTTAATTTGGTCGCCTCCCGTAGTGGAATATATTTTTGACGTTACACTGCTGCACTCCCGAGACTCAAATTTGGTCGCCTCTCGACTATATATCCACTGTCCCCAACAGTCTGTATCCCGTGGTGATATTTCAGCACGCCTAATAAATATTATATGACTTTGTTCTCAAGTAGGGTTGGTCAATTTGATTATCTACAGGATATGTTGAGAGTTCTCCCGACATTCTGCAAAATACCATATATTTAATACCATTCCATGGACGATAGAACATCATGCTCTGTAATAAAGTATTTATACCATGTCGTCCACTAGTTTCTATACGCTGTAAAttagaaataatcattttgGGACGAAACGTCTGTTTACACTTCGGCATCTTCACGCGCgggatattttcaaatatctttaccGTTGGTCGCCTAGCGTTCCATCATAGAGCATGGCGCTAGTATCCGCTTTCGGCCCACGCAAGCCGAAGGTTTCCTGGTTGTTTTTTCAACTACTACCAAAAATATTACTcttactgtatcttattgtattttctagtactgtttatgcatcatgttattgtttttgtgtgtgtgtgtgtattggtaaaggggcagattgccttgaaaatttgacatttgtaATCCacttgttacagtatacatgtatgattttgaaatattctacaTAATGGATATGATCCAAATCTACATTACAAATATACAGACAACATTGAGTAAACAGGATTATCTTATACTGAAAGACCAAATACATTAACCGATTAGTATCTAATTTTATgaaggtaaaacaatatattgatgctttgtaaaaattgtatttaacacaaATTTACTAATTCATTGTTACATAACTCTAATTCATATTACAATGATACGATGATAATTAGAACTTAAATGTGATTATCAATTGAATCTACAAAATTTACTCCTGAAAATACACTGATAAAGGTAAAAACATACAACATTATACTAAACAATTATTACACTCACCATCGCAAAAGTAGCTGGCTATATAAGAACGTTTCTTTAAATACGGGATACAACCAGCTGTTCACAACCATTTGAAAACACAAAGACAGACTTGTCACATGACTGTGCACACATAACTTTACCTTTAATTAACATACGTATAAGAATAAACAGACTTCAAACAACGTGtcacaaaatgtataaaatctTAACTATCGTAATAGTGAAAAAGTTCACCCGGGAACATATGCTTGTCATGATAGATTGATCAACAGTGAACATATTGCAAATCTAATCGTCACATCACGTCAATACACATCATTATATCACGGCAATACACATCATTATATCACGGCAATACACATCATATCACGGCAATACACATCATAATATCACGgcaatacacattatatcacagCAATATACATAATCATATCATGgcaatatacatcatatcacGGCAATACACATCATAATATCACGGCAATACACATCATATCACGGCAATATACATAATCATATCACGgcaatatacatcatatcacGGCAATACACATCATAATATCACGgcaatatacatcatatcacGGCAATACACATCATAATATCACGgcaatacacattatatcacagCAATATACATAATCATATCATGgcaatatacatcatatcacGGCAATACACATCATAATATCACGGCAATACACATCATATCACGGCAATATACATCATAATATCACGGCAATAGACATCATAATATCACGGCAATATACATCATAATATCACGGCAATAGACATCATAATATCACGGCAATAGACATATCACGACGGAATTACACATCATCATATCACGCAGTGTCAAATAAGATTCGGTTGCTAAAGATCGGTTGGCGTCAGAACCAAAGAAAAACCTTTAGCTTGCTGAAGTACTGTGTGTCACTGTCAACTATTGTCGCCATGGAGTCGGTGTTACGTTTCCACACGACTTTATAGAGAATATTATAGAGAGTGACTAAAATTATTAAGGACTCCTTTTTTGGTTCATGATgatttttatgtatatttcagttaaCTGTGCATACTTTAGTATGTTTTTTTATGTAGGATACTCggaattatatcatatttttatataagcTTCTTAAGTGTGGTTCTTGGCCTTTTTGTTGTCTGTATTTATCTATTATGAGATTAGGTTAGAGACTTATAAGGTTCAAGGGTATGGCACTTGGCCTCTTTGAGTCgtctgtatttatttattaccgGTATTAGGTTTTGTTAGACACCCATAAGCTTCTAGAGTGCAGCTCTTTGAGTTGTCagtattcattttattattgGAAAGTTAAGACTTGTATCTGTTTCTAGGCTTGTACAaacctttatttatttacctATCTCATAATTGACATGAAGTTAATCCTGGTAACCAAATACATTGTCTTGTCATTTATTAATAATCAGAAACTATTAATTGTATAATTCAAACTCAACATATGTTGTGACTTTTCCAGTTCTAAACAATACATGCTTAACTTGTTTTACTCGTTTGAGACTTCTTTTTTCCACCTGAATGCTGAATTCTTACCCCACAGATCAAGTTTACAGAGTTAAAGAGAAGCCGTGACTTGTGTGGTGGGTACCGAGAACTACCAAACGATACCATAACCAGGGTCAAGTTTATCTTGTCAAAGTATGTTAGATTATAACACAGACAATTACAAAACCCAACCTAAATCTCAGAGCAAAAGGATAAAAGCTCCATCATTTAGAGGGCGATAATAGCGTAAAACATTGAGCTGTTCATTTCGTATAACTTATATCGATCTAGTTTTGTTCATTTAATCGTAGCTAGAACCTCTCGGGGATGTAGCAACTTTAGACATTTGTTTTCTTATAATTTTTTTCTGGTGAAGAGGAAACcatgatattgggtgttagatatacggtggtttagtatgatattgggtgttagatatacggtggtttagtatgatattgggtgttagatatacggtggtttagtatgatattgggtgttagatatacgatGGTTTagtatgatgtgtggtgttaggtatacggtggtttagtgtgatgtgtggtgttagatatacggtggtttagtgtgatgtgtggtgttagatatacggtggtttagtatgatattgggtgttagatatacggtggtttagtatgatattggttgttagatatacggtggtttagtatgatattgggtgttagatatgcggtggtttagtatgatattgggtgttaaatatacggtggtttagtatgatattgggtgttagatatacggtggtttagtatgatattgggtgttagatatacggtggtttagtatgatattgggtgttagatatacggtggtttagtatgatattgggtgttagatatacggtggtttagtatgatattgggtgttagatatacggtggtttagtatgatattgggtgttagatatacggtggtttagtatgatattgggtgttagatatacggtggtttagtatgatattgggtgttagatatacggtggtttagtgtgatattgggtgttagatatacggtggtttagtgtgatattgggtgttagatatacggtggtttagtatgatgtgtggtgttagatatacggtggtttagtatgatgtgtggtgttagatatacggtggtttagtgtgatattgggtgttagatatacggtggtttagtatgatattgggtgttagatatacggtggtttagtatgatattgggtgttagatatacggtggtttagtgtgatgtgtggtgttagatatacggtggtttagtatgatattgggtgttagatatacggtggtttagtatgatgtgtggtgttagatatacggtggtttagtatgatattgggtgttagatatacggtggtttagtatgatgtgtggtgttagatatacggtggtttagtataATATTGGGTGTTAtatatacggtggtttagtatgatattgggtgttagatatacggtggtttagtatgatattgggtgttagatatacggtggtttagtgtgatgtgtggtgttagatatacggtggtttagtgtgatgtgtggtgtTAGATATACGATGGTTtagtgtgatgtgtggtgttagatatacggtggtttagtatgatattgggtgttagatatacggtggtttagtatgatattgggtgttagatatacgatggtttagtatgatattgggtgttagatatacggtggtttagtatgatattgggtgttagatatacggtggtttagtatgatattgggtgttagatatacggtggtttagtatgatattgggtgttagatatacggtggtttagtgtgatattgggtgttagatatacgtggtttagtatgatattgggtgttagatatacggtggtttagtatgatattgggtgttagatatacggtggtttagtgtgatattgggtgttagatatacggtggtttagtatgatattgggtgttagatatacgtggtttagtatgatattgggtgttagatatacggtggtttagtatgatattgggtgttagatatacggtggtttagtgtgatattgggtgttagatatacggtggtttagtatgatattgggtgttagatatacggtggtttagtatgatattgggtgttagatatacggtggtttagtatgatgtgtggtgttagatatacggtggtttagtatgatattgggtgttagatatacggtggtttagtgtgatattgggtgttagatatacggtggtttagtatgatgtgtggtgttagatatacggtggtttagtatgatattgggtgttagatatacggtggtttagtgtgatattgggtgttagatatacggtggtttagtgtgatgtgtggtgttagatatacggtggtttagtatgatattgggtgttagatatacggtggtttagtatgatattgggtgttagatatacggtggtttagtatgatgtgtggtgttagatatacggtggtttagtatgatattgggtgttagatatacgatGGTTTAGtgtgatattgggtgttagatatacggtggtttagtatgatgtgtggtgttagatatacggtggtttagtatgatattgggtgttagatatacggtggtttagtgtgatattgggtgttagatatacggtggtttagtgtgatgtgtggtgttagatatacggtggtttagtatgatattgggtgttagatatacggtggtttagtatgatattgggtgttagatatacggtggtttagtgtgatattgggtgttagatatacggtggtttagtatgatgtgtggtgttagatatacggtggtttagtatgatattgggtgttagatatacggtggtttagtgtgatgtgtggtgttagatatacggtgatttagtatgatattgggtgttagatatacggtggtttagtgtgatattgggtgttagatatacggtggtttagtgtgatattgggtgttagatatacggtggtttagtatgatattgggtgttagatatacggtggtttagtatgatattgggtgttagatatacggtggtttagtatgatattgggtgttagatatacggtggtttagtgtgatattgggtgttagatatacggtggtttagtatgatattgggtgttagatatacggtggtttagtatgatattgggtgttagatatacggtggtttagtatgatattgggtgttagatatacggtggtttagtatgatattgggtgttagatatacggtggtttagtatgatattgggtgttagatatacggtggtttagtatgatattgggtgttagatatacggtggtttagtatgctgttgggtgttagatatacggtggtttagtatgatattgggtgttagatatacggtggtttagtatgatattgggtgttagatatacggtggtttagtatgatattgggtgttagatatacggtggtttagtgtgatattgggtgttagatatacggtggtttagtatgatattgggtgttagatatacggtggtttagtatgcTATTGGgttgggtgttagatatacggtggtttagtatgatattgggtgttagatatacggtggtttagtatgatattgggtgttagatatacggtggtttagtatgctattgggtgttagatatacggtggtttagtataatattgggtgttagatatacgatGGTTtagtgtgatgtgtggtgttaggtatacggtggtttagtatgatattgggtgttagatatacgatGGTTtagtgtgatgtgtggtgttaggtatacggtggtttagtatgatattgggtgttagatatacggtggtttagtatgcTATTGGgttgggtgttagatatacggtggtttagtatgatattgggtgttagatatacggtggtttagtatgatattgggtgttagatatacggtggtttagtatgatattgggtgttagatatacggtggtttagtatgatattgggtgttagatatacggtggtttagtatgatattgggtgttagatatacggtggtttagtat harbors:
- the LOC117329944 gene encoding urea-proton symporter DUR3-like, coding for MSECPVTLETSNSTTGPNPVLEKYESALLILLGFGGFSIILALIHNAIRKHIFHDEHSLDTTFDAGGDVSTSLTAVTVASQLFWPADILQSATITTKIGIAGPFWYSVSVILNIFIFPIFSVHFKTRAPGAKTYLQIIYARFGKKAHIVFCCFALLTNMVIMTALLLAGKSTIQSLTKDISDEYTLLIMATLFGSYSLIGGIGTTFYVSYFNACLIFISLMVFVVNVLHNSDSHLNNIGDAARMFNVVSCVKGPEENTGSSFLTFRSGVGILYGVIGFFVASAVTYCDQASWQSRIAAKPMQGVWGFFLAGFMWLAIPSTMATTTGIAYLAISSENSTHLLTSDQIDQGLVTPFIAEKILGPTGGILILTILSMALMSTGSGEVMAISSIIVYDIYQTYIKPFRQGLKKTHCILCGKHVRDSELDPPASEDPNTTSYDSTVCHCQSVSDCKQCAEDMYRRVARKSHGVHSPYRCTIHGPYRTYQNYLIEFKNWCIVWVTVCIIPFGLLVFAIGIDLNWIFYVGAIVTIPCFPAVILSIVWVKATSRGLISGGITGLLIGVAAMLGAASTYEGGLHNFLLNTSQDYSILAGTCCSFGFSLITCMIVSVFTHKIKTDADADAEWKKMFDIDNPLHPWEMNLRKELKQQIYNKKPSSDQIAAAFRQAKITAYVGGSICITLVTFIIPGIMATFPVLDETKFEIWVGLTQAWAVIMGVVAIVAPPVEEIVKIRKQYIENKKHVTEYPI